One Methylocapsa sp. D3K7 DNA window includes the following coding sequences:
- a CDS encoding HlyD family efflux transporter periplasmic adaptor subunit, protein MATLREDSTTAPSVSRDASGGEGMLTVINQPALPVVTGGPPRLRQRRRYILLLLVLFVGITGAGGWYWWRQHNNLLPAGIVWSNGRIDAEEIDIDTKFAGRVLELLVEEGDMVKAGQVIARMDTRDLEAQLRKDEALSRQNEHAILEAEANVAQLQTQLTLAQQQLNRTNSLLQRGYATREIYDQRQQTLEGTRQALSAAKARVIEATQFFNAAEHNIELDKVNIADNTLVAPRDGRVQYRISEPGEVLPAGGKVFTMLDIANVYMDIYLPTLEAGRVKIGNDARIVLDAYPDHPIRSKVTFLAAQAQFTPKAVETKSERDKLMFRVKVRIDPDILRKYAESVRTGLPGNAYIRVDPNVEWPERLRGQSGQ, encoded by the coding sequence ATGGCGACCCTCAGAGAAGATTCAACGACAGCACCCAGCGTCAGCCGTGATGCGAGCGGCGGCGAGGGTATGCTTACCGTCATCAACCAGCCTGCGCTGCCTGTCGTGACGGGAGGTCCGCCCCGATTGAGGCAACGGCGGCGGTACATCCTTCTCCTCCTGGTTTTGTTTGTTGGGATAACGGGCGCGGGCGGCTGGTATTGGTGGCGCCAGCACAATAATCTTCTTCCTGCCGGCATTGTCTGGAGCAACGGCCGCATTGATGCCGAGGAAATCGACATTGACACGAAGTTCGCGGGACGTGTCCTCGAACTTCTTGTCGAAGAAGGCGATATGGTGAAAGCAGGGCAAGTCATCGCCCGCATGGACACGCGCGACCTTGAAGCTCAACTCAGGAAAGATGAAGCGCTGTCGCGCCAAAATGAACATGCGATCTTGGAAGCGGAGGCGAATGTCGCGCAACTGCAAACGCAGTTAACCTTGGCCCAACAGCAACTCAACCGGACGAACTCTTTGTTGCAAAGAGGCTATGCCACGCGGGAGATCTATGATCAGCGCCAACAGACGTTGGAAGGTACCCGCCAAGCTCTGAGCGCGGCAAAAGCCCGCGTCATTGAAGCCACGCAATTTTTCAATGCGGCGGAGCACAACATTGAGTTGGACAAGGTCAATATCGCCGACAATACGCTCGTGGCGCCCCGCGATGGGCGCGTTCAATACCGCATATCGGAACCAGGCGAGGTCCTCCCGGCGGGAGGCAAGGTCTTCACGATGCTCGACATCGCCAACGTTTATATGGACATTTATCTGCCGACGCTCGAAGCAGGCCGCGTCAAGATCGGGAATGACGCCCGTATCGTGCTCGATGCCTACCCGGACCATCCCATAAGGTCCAAGGTCACATTCCTGGCCGCGCAGGCGCAGTTCACACCGAAGGCGGTGGAAACGAAAAGCGAGCGTGATAAGCTGATGTTCCGCGTGAAGGTGCGGATCGATCCCGACATCTTGAGAAAATACGCGGAGTCCGTGCGGACGGGACTTCCTGGGAACGCCTATATCCGGGTCGATCCCAATGTTGAATGGCCCGAGCGTCTGCGGGGCCAGTCCGGCCAATGA
- the rplU gene encoding 50S ribosomal protein L21 yields the protein MFAVIKTGGKQYNVTAGDTITVMTLAGEPGDAVTFDHVLMLAGDGAPALGTPFIEGASVAGEIVEHTRGPKVIAFKKRRRQNSKRKRGHRQDLTRVKITGLPGAAPTN from the coding sequence TTGTTCGCAGTTATCAAAACCGGGGGCAAGCAGTACAACGTCACCGCCGGGGACACGATCACCGTCATGACGCTCGCGGGCGAGCCCGGGGATGCCGTGACATTCGATCATGTTCTCATGCTGGCTGGTGACGGAGCACCGGCATTAGGAACCCCTTTCATCGAAGGCGCCAGTGTCGCGGGCGAGATCGTTGAGCACACGCGCGGACCGAAGGTGATCGCCTTTAAAAAGCGCCGGCGGCAGAATTCCAAGCGCAAGCGCGGTCATCGCCAGGATTTGACGCGGGTCAAGATCACAGGCCTTCCTGGGGCCGCGCCAACCAATTGA
- a CDS encoding GNAT family N-acetyltransferase: protein MDTTALYWSKARDGLTTGASMFPDLTTDDIFRIETRRLWLRWPRASDVVSITSFASLPHVARMTALIPHPYPPGEAERFVMKARADNAGGSALNLAMTQKGAGRQIIGLVGAHLATASDMEIGYMLTPAVWGKGLATEAVIALADTVFSLTRADRIIANARVNNLASRRVLEKTGFVFVDTGLDFLPARGGLHPCDRLQLNRQAWAAARKARGEKRPMPPMVQQAHDTTSAKELPSVRQAEG from the coding sequence GTGGATACCACCGCCCTTTATTGGTCGAAAGCCCGCGATGGGCTGACCACCGGAGCCAGCATGTTCCCGGATTTGACCACTGACGACATTTTTCGCATCGAGACAAGGCGGCTCTGGTTGCGCTGGCCGCGCGCGTCTGATGTTGTATCGATCACAAGTTTCGCCAGCTTGCCGCATGTCGCGCGGATGACCGCGTTGATTCCGCATCCCTATCCGCCCGGCGAGGCGGAGCGGTTCGTCATGAAGGCGCGTGCCGACAACGCCGGCGGCTCGGCACTCAATCTCGCGATGACCCAAAAAGGTGCCGGTCGTCAGATCATTGGTCTGGTTGGTGCGCATCTGGCTACCGCGTCGGACATGGAAATCGGCTATATGCTCACGCCCGCTGTCTGGGGTAAGGGTCTTGCGACCGAGGCCGTCATAGCGCTCGCCGACACGGTTTTTAGCCTCACTCGGGCCGACCGAATCATTGCGAATGCGCGTGTCAACAATTTGGCATCGCGCCGGGTTCTCGAGAAAACCGGCTTCGTTTTTGTTGATACGGGTCTCGACTTTTTGCCCGCGCGCGGGGGCTTGCACCCTTGCGATAGGTTGCAGCTCAACCGCCAAGCGTGGGCGGCGGCGAGGAAAGCCAGGGGCGAGAAACGGCCTATGCCGCCCATGGTGCAGCAAGCCCATGACACAACCAGCGCGAAAGAGCTGCCGTCTGTCCGGCAAGCCGAAGGCTGA
- a CDS encoding M23 family metallopeptidase — protein sequence MTMSAQLGPQSHGFRLRPSRFGAIDFGIDPAIETSGARQASFDRRKVSLRWFAGTLLTGVSGGALIAAAIYAALGHQTYFAEPTAPALSQRKEITLDYGVNSRKGDRLVKAVDIIAEKQSFQAPAAIQSGDKEVMKVHTFTHVQTTLTLASFGLSDDVPQFNPLKVLAGARNALDAAPEPVQDDAEISWSTRELAGQKFSLAAALSMEEVQAQIAEQVKNTMAAGARPLPLPPQLLLMRTSRAYLPNVLAYANPGEPISTAPFSTIEVRMVPENVSNIGRTPRVSEATQMEERLVVIRHGETLESVLRSAGVTNDQIKGIIAAFGTPSGRAVVAEGARLKLLFADLDGSGTTMTLARLSVYSGETLETNIAVNDRGEYVPVTLPRRTAKRQNSGESDDSDDTDGMRLYDSLYETAMKQEIPRPVTDELVRIFANDVDFGRAVSGGDSFEAFYDESEEGEGHNQLLYATITARNETYRYYRFQTPDDGVIDYYDQDGRSTRKFLVRMPIVGGRFTSGFGIRYHPILGYSRPHTGVDWAAPIGTPIFAAGSGTIIKAGWDSGYGRRVEIQHANGYITTYNHMSGFARGATEGAHVRQGQPIGYLGQTGLATGPHLHYEIMVNGHFVDPMRVKLARTREFDGRMLANFKRERERIDSLVLKAPNADRIAARQDH from the coding sequence ATGACGATGAGCGCGCAATTGGGACCTCAGAGCCACGGCTTTCGCCTTCGACCCTCCCGGTTTGGCGCCATAGACTTTGGCATCGATCCAGCGATCGAGACCAGCGGCGCACGGCAGGCTTCCTTCGATCGCCGCAAAGTCTCTCTCCGCTGGTTCGCAGGGACCCTCCTGACCGGCGTTTCCGGTGGCGCCCTCATCGCGGCCGCCATCTATGCGGCGCTTGGACATCAAACATATTTCGCCGAGCCTACGGCGCCAGCGCTTTCGCAACGTAAGGAGATCACCCTCGACTATGGGGTAAACTCTCGCAAGGGTGACCGGCTCGTCAAAGCCGTCGATATCATCGCCGAAAAGCAGAGCTTCCAAGCACCGGCCGCGATCCAGTCCGGCGACAAGGAGGTTATGAAAGTCCACACCTTCACCCATGTCCAGACGACCTTGACGCTAGCAAGCTTCGGCCTTTCCGACGATGTGCCGCAATTCAATCCGCTGAAGGTTCTGGCCGGTGCACGCAATGCCTTGGATGCCGCCCCTGAACCGGTCCAGGACGACGCCGAAATCTCATGGTCCACGCGCGAGTTGGCCGGCCAGAAATTTTCGCTGGCAGCCGCGCTCTCGATGGAGGAGGTTCAAGCGCAGATCGCGGAGCAGGTCAAAAACACTATGGCGGCGGGCGCAAGACCGCTCCCCTTGCCGCCGCAGCTTCTTCTGATGCGCACCTCCCGCGCCTATCTGCCAAATGTGTTGGCGTATGCCAATCCTGGCGAACCGATCTCGACGGCTCCGTTTTCCACAATCGAAGTCCGCATGGTCCCGGAAAATGTATCAAATATCGGGCGCACGCCACGCGTTTCCGAGGCAACTCAAATGGAAGAACGTCTCGTCGTGATCCGGCACGGTGAGACACTTGAAAGCGTGCTGCGCTCCGCGGGTGTAACAAACGATCAGATCAAAGGAATCATTGCGGCCTTCGGAACGCCAAGCGGCCGCGCCGTGGTGGCGGAAGGGGCACGCCTCAAGCTGCTCTTTGCCGATCTCGATGGTTCGGGCACCACGATGACGCTTGCCCGCCTTTCGGTATATTCGGGCGAGACCCTGGAGACGAATATCGCGGTGAATGATCGCGGCGAATATGTCCCAGTGACTCTGCCGCGCCGCACCGCCAAACGGCAAAACTCCGGTGAGAGCGATGATTCCGATGACACCGACGGCATGCGGCTTTATGATTCGCTTTACGAAACCGCGATGAAGCAAGAAATTCCGCGTCCGGTCACCGATGAGCTTGTCCGGATTTTCGCCAATGACGTCGACTTTGGACGCGCGGTCAGCGGGGGCGATTCATTCGAGGCCTTCTATGATGAAAGCGAGGAAGGCGAGGGACACAATCAGCTGCTTTACGCTACGATTACCGCCCGCAATGAGACTTACCGCTACTACCGGTTTCAGACTCCCGATGACGGCGTCATCGATTATTATGATCAAGACGGCCGTTCGACCCGCAAGTTTTTGGTTCGCATGCCAATCGTCGGAGGCAGGTTTACCTCCGGCTTCGGGATACGGTATCATCCGATCCTTGGCTATTCGCGGCCGCATACCGGAGTTGATTGGGCCGCCCCGATCGGTACGCCGATTTTCGCGGCGGGCAGCGGCACCATCATCAAGGCAGGATGGGATTCAGGCTACGGCCGCCGCGTCGAGATCCAGCACGCCAACGGCTATATCACGACCTACAACCACATGTCCGGGTTTGCACGCGGCGCGACCGAAGGGGCGCATGTGCGGCAGGGCCAGCCAATCGGCTATCTTGGTCAGACGGGGCTCGCCACCGGACCGCATCTCCACTACGAGATCATGGTCAACGGACATTTTGTTGATCCGATGCGGGTGAAACTTGCCCGTACCCGCGAATTCGATGGCCGCATGCTCGCCAATTTCAAACGTGAACGCGAACGCATTGACAGCTTGGTCCTCAAAGCCCCCAACGCTGACCGGATCGCCGCTCGCCAGGATCACTGA
- the rpmA gene encoding 50S ribosomal protein L27, which translates to MAHKKAGGSSRNGRDSDGRRLGVKKFGGESVIGGNIIVRQRGTKWHPGANVGIGTDHTLYALIEGKVAFRTKADGRAYISVQPLPQTAPTE; encoded by the coding sequence ATGGCACATAAAAAAGCAGGTGGATCGTCCCGCAACGGCCGCGATTCCGATGGGCGGCGCCTAGGCGTCAAGAAATTCGGCGGCGAATCCGTCATCGGCGGAAACATTATTGTGCGCCAGCGCGGGACCAAATGGCATCCCGGCGCGAATGTCGGAATTGGGACCGATCATACGTTATATGCCTTGATCGAAGGAAAGGTCGCTTTCCGGACCAAGGCCGATGGACGCGCCTATATTTCGGTCCAACCATTGCCGCAAACAGCGCCCACGGAATAG
- a CDS encoding class I SAM-dependent RNA methyltransferase: MISFHTRLTIDRLGRRGEGVAQGPDGLIFVPYALAGETVIAEIDGSRGTLIEVLTPSPDRITPFCRYYSRCGGCAVQALRVETYAQWKRDLVAEALQRAGLHAEVAVLIDAHGAGRRRATFHARYPQGRAKTGFTQARTHDIVEIASCPVLASSLDEALPAARALAQTLAASDKPLDILVTATASGLDVDLKGHGPLGEAATQRLVKIALAHNLARLSNHGEVVVSNRTPILTMGKAIVAPPPGAFLQATESGEDILAAKVCAHINGAKLVADLFSGIGTFALRLAEFAKVDAFDLEESALQALAKAACVKGLHQVAVTPRDLFTRPLCPAELERYDAIVFDPPRAGAEQQAKALAASQVPLIVAVSCNADSFARDAAILCAGGYQISKVEPIDQFRHTPHVEIVAGFRRQTEKRRRIRPLLG, from the coding sequence ATGATCAGCTTCCATACGCGCCTTACGATCGACCGGCTCGGAAGGCGGGGTGAAGGAGTCGCGCAAGGCCCCGATGGGCTGATTTTTGTTCCTTATGCGCTGGCTGGCGAGACAGTCATCGCGGAAATCGATGGGTCCCGCGGCACCTTGATCGAGGTCCTGACCCCGAGCCCGGACCGGATCACGCCATTCTGCCGTTATTATTCGCGATGCGGCGGCTGCGCGGTGCAGGCGCTTCGCGTGGAGACCTACGCGCAATGGAAGCGCGATCTCGTTGCCGAAGCCTTGCAGCGGGCGGGCCTTCACGCCGAAGTCGCCGTCCTGATCGATGCACATGGGGCAGGCCGAAGGCGCGCCACGTTTCACGCGCGTTATCCGCAAGGTCGGGCAAAGACCGGCTTCACCCAGGCGCGCACCCATGACATCGTGGAAATCGCATCCTGCCCGGTGCTCGCCTCCTCTCTGGACGAGGCGTTGCCAGCTGCCCGCGCTCTGGCGCAAACATTGGCCGCCTCGGACAAGCCGCTCGACATTCTCGTCACCGCGACGGCATCCGGCCTCGATGTCGATCTCAAGGGCCACGGCCCGCTCGGCGAGGCCGCAACCCAGCGGCTCGTCAAGATTGCGCTCGCCCACAATCTCGCCCGGCTTTCAAATCATGGGGAGGTAGTTGTCTCTAACCGCACGCCAATACTCACCATGGGAAAGGCGATCGTGGCGCCGCCGCCAGGGGCTTTCTTGCAGGCCACCGAAAGCGGCGAGGACATTCTCGCGGCGAAAGTTTGCGCGCATATCAACGGGGCAAAACTCGTCGCCGATCTTTTCTCCGGTATCGGGACTTTTGCCCTGCGGCTAGCAGAATTCGCAAAAGTCGATGCCTTCGACCTTGAAGAGTCAGCGCTCCAGGCTCTGGCAAAAGCTGCTTGCGTCAAAGGCTTGCATCAAGTGGCGGTGACGCCGCGCGATCTCTTTACCCGGCCACTCTGTCCGGCGGAACTGGAACGCTATGATGCGATCGTATTCGATCCGCCGCGCGCCGGTGCCGAGCAGCAGGCAAAGGCGCTCGCCGCCTCGCAAGTGCCGCTCATTGTCGCGGTGTCGTGCAACGCCGATAGTTTTGCACGCGATGCCGCGATCCTATGCGCGGGGGGCTACCAAATCTCCAAGGTCGAGCCCATCGATCAGTTTCGCCACACGCCGCATGTCGAAATCGTCGCAGGCTTTCGGCGGCAAACGGAGAAGCGGCGGCGTATCCGGCCGCTTCTCGGCTAG
- a CDS encoding TlyA family RNA methyltransferase produces the protein MNTKSFASPRADVALVERQLFPSRAKAQEAIAAGLVRSDGKIIRKASEPIPPGAQIEAAPAYPWVSRGGVKLAAALDAFGFDPAGRVCLDAGASTGGFTHVLLTRGAAEVICVDCGHGQLHPYIASDPRVVSHEGLDVRHVTKALLAQAPSFITCDVSFISLALILPALLPLAAARAQLVVLIKPQFEAGRGHTVKGIVKDGAVRRQACEKIESLVNSLGWQIAGIMPSPIEGGDGNQEFLLGAQRG, from the coding sequence ATGAACACCAAATCTTTTGCGTCACCGCGCGCCGATGTTGCGCTTGTCGAACGCCAGCTCTTTCCAAGCAGAGCCAAGGCGCAGGAAGCGATTGCGGCCGGACTTGTGCGGTCCGATGGGAAAATCATCCGCAAAGCCTCCGAGCCAATCCCGCCAGGGGCCCAGATAGAAGCCGCCCCCGCCTATCCTTGGGTGTCGCGCGGCGGCGTCAAGCTTGCTGCCGCGCTCGACGCTTTCGGCTTCGATCCCGCCGGACGCGTGTGTCTCGACGCTGGTGCCTCGACGGGTGGTTTCACCCATGTTCTGCTGACACGCGGCGCCGCCGAAGTCATTTGCGTGGATTGCGGACATGGCCAATTGCACCCTTACATCGCAAGCGATCCGCGGGTCGTATCGCATGAAGGCTTGGATGTCCGGCATGTGACCAAAGCCTTGCTCGCGCAGGCGCCGTCCTTCATCACCTGCGATGTGAGCTTCATATCGCTTGCTTTGATTTTACCAGCTTTGCTGCCGCTCGCTGCGGCACGTGCGCAACTGGTCGTCTTGATCAAGCCGCAATTCGAAGCGGGCCGTGGTCACACAGTCAAAGGCATCGTCAAAGACGGCGCGGTGCGGCGCCAAGCCTGCGAAAAAATCGAAAGCCTGGTCAACAGCCTCGGCTGGCAAATCGCCGGGATCATGCCGTCCCCGATTGAAGGCGGTGACGGCAATCAAGAGTTTCTTCTCGGCGCGCAACGGGGATGA
- the katG gene encoding catalase/peroxidase HPI has protein sequence MTSESKCPVAGGTRVYANQDWWPNQLNLQVLHQRSNLSDPMGEAFDYAKEFKSLDLDAVIKDLHALMTDSQDWWPADYGHYGGLFIRMAWHGAGTYRIGDGRGGAGAGQQRFAPLNSWPDNASLDKARRLLWPIKQKYGRKISWADLMILAGNVALESMGFKTFGFGGGREDTWEPEADIYWGPEGKWLADERYSGDRDLQEPLGAVQMGLIYVNPQGPNGNPDPVAAAKDIRETFARMAMNDEETVALIAGGHTFGKTHGAGDESLVGPEPEAASIEEQGLGWKNRFGTGKGNDTITSGLEVIWTTTPTKWSNNFFWNLFGYEWELTKSPAGAHQWKPKNGAGASTVPDAHDPSKRHAPSMLTTDLSLRFDPAYEKISRRFHENPDQFADAFARAWFKLTHRDMGPIVRYLGPLVPKETLIWQDPVPVVDHPLIDEQDVAALKAKILASGLSVSELVSAAWASASTFRGGDKRGGANGARIRLAPQKDWDVNQPAQLAKVLQTLEAIQKEFNASQPGGKKVSLADLIVLGGGAAIEKAAKGAGQDVRVPFTPGRMDASQEQTDAHSFAPLEPAADGFRNYLRGKQRLLAEELLVDRAQLLTLTAPEMTVLVGGLRVLGANAGKSPHGVFTTRPETLTNDFFVNLLDMSTQWQPSAGSEGVYEARGRKTNEVKWTGTRADLIFGSHSQLRALAEVYACADSREKFVKDFVAAWTKVMDLDRFDLV, from the coding sequence ATGACGAGCGAAAGCAAGTGCCCTGTCGCGGGCGGGACCCGTGTATACGCGAACCAAGACTGGTGGCCGAACCAGCTGAATCTTCAGGTTCTCCACCAGCGCTCCAACCTGTCCGATCCGATGGGCGAGGCGTTCGACTACGCCAAGGAATTCAAGAGCCTCGATCTCGATGCCGTGATCAAGGATCTGCATGCCTTGATGACGGACTCACAGGATTGGTGGCCGGCCGACTATGGCCACTACGGCGGGCTGTTCATTCGGATGGCGTGGCACGGCGCGGGCACGTACCGTATCGGTGATGGGCGCGGCGGCGCCGGAGCCGGCCAGCAGCGCTTTGCGCCGCTCAATAGCTGGCCGGACAACGCGAGCCTCGACAAGGCGCGCCGGTTGCTGTGGCCGATCAAGCAGAAATACGGCCGGAAAATCTCCTGGGCCGACCTTATGATTCTCGCGGGCAACGTCGCCCTCGAATCGATGGGCTTCAAGACGTTCGGTTTCGGCGGCGGGCGCGAGGATACATGGGAGCCCGAAGCGGACATCTATTGGGGCCCCGAAGGCAAGTGGCTGGCGGACGAGCGCTACAGCGGCGACCGTGATCTTCAAGAGCCTCTCGGCGCCGTGCAAATGGGTCTGATCTATGTGAATCCGCAAGGTCCAAACGGCAACCCGGATCCGGTCGCCGCGGCGAAGGATATCCGCGAGACGTTCGCCCGTATGGCGATGAACGACGAAGAAACAGTCGCACTGATCGCTGGCGGTCATACCTTTGGCAAAACCCACGGCGCGGGTGATGAGTCACTGGTGGGCCCGGAGCCGGAAGCCGCCAGCATCGAGGAGCAAGGCCTCGGCTGGAAGAACAGATTTGGCACGGGCAAAGGGAATGACACGATCACCAGCGGCCTGGAAGTCATCTGGACCACGACGCCAACGAAGTGGAGCAACAACTTCTTCTGGAACCTGTTCGGCTACGAATGGGAACTGACCAAGAGCCCGGCCGGCGCGCATCAGTGGAAACCGAAGAATGGCGCGGGCGCCAGTACGGTACCGGATGCGCACGATCCGTCAAAGCGTCACGCGCCCTCCATGCTGACCACCGACCTCTCCTTGCGGTTCGACCCGGCTTACGAAAAGATTTCAAGGCGCTTCCATGAGAATCCGGATCAGTTCGCAGATGCGTTCGCCCGGGCATGGTTCAAGCTGACACACCGCGACATGGGACCGATCGTGCGTTATCTCGGCCCGCTCGTTCCGAAGGAGACGCTGATCTGGCAGGACCCGGTCCCCGTCGTAGATCATCCGCTGATCGATGAGCAGGACGTCGCCGCCCTGAAAGCGAAAATCCTCGCGTCCGGCCTGTCCGTTTCCGAGCTGGTCTCGGCGGCTTGGGCGTCGGCGTCGACCTTCCGCGGCGGTGATAAGCGCGGCGGAGCGAACGGCGCGCGCATTCGCCTCGCACCGCAAAAGGACTGGGACGTTAACCAGCCAGCTCAGCTGGCGAAGGTGCTGCAGACGCTCGAAGCGATCCAGAAGGAGTTCAACGCTTCGCAGCCTGGCGGGAAAAAAGTCTCGCTTGCCGATTTGATCGTTCTCGGCGGCGGCGCGGCGATCGAGAAAGCCGCGAAGGGCGCCGGTCAGGACGTGAGAGTCCCCTTCACACCGGGGCGCATGGACGCGTCGCAGGAGCAAACCGACGCCCACTCCTTCGCGCCGCTCGAACCGGCCGCCGATGGATTCCGCAACTATCTCCGCGGCAAGCAGCGCCTGTTGGCTGAGGAGTTGTTGGTGGATCGGGCGCAATTGCTGACGCTGACGGCGCCTGAGATGACGGTTCTCGTCGGCGGCCTCCGCGTCCTTGGCGCAAATGCCGGAAAGTCCCCGCACGGCGTCTTCACCACGCGACCCGAGACGCTGACGAACGACTTCTTCGTCAACCTGCTCGACATGAGCACGCAATGGCAGCCATCCGCTGGTTCTGAAGGCGTGTACGAAGCGCGTGGCCGGAAGACGAACGAGGTCAAGTGGACCGGCACGCGTGCCGACCTGATCTTCGGATCGCACTCGCAACTTCGCGCCCTCGCGGAAGTCTATGCATGCGCGGACTCACGGGAGAAGTTTGTAAAAGACTTCGTGGCGGCGTGGACCAAGGTCATGGACCTCGATCGCTTCGACCTCGTCTGA